A window of Microbispora hainanensis genomic DNA:
GTTCCTGCTGGTGGACGACACCAGGGTGAAGGAGCAGCTCGGGCCGCTCTACCGGCAGGCGCTCGGCGTCCTGTTCGAGACGCACTACAAGCCGATGCGCGAGCGGGCCGAGGCGACCGGCGACACCCGCACGCTCAGCGTCATGCGGTCGGCCCAGCACCTGGCCGACCACTTCGAGTCCTATCCCCTGATGCTGTTCGCCTTCACCCGCAACGACACCAGCGGCGGCTCCATCTATCCCTCGGTCTGGAGCGCCCAGCTCGCCGCCCGCGCGTTCGGGGTGGGCAGCGCGCTGACCACCGTGCTGGGGCTGTTCCACGGCGAGGAGACCATGCGGATCCTCGGCGTGCCCGAGGGCAAGGGCTGGCAGATCGCCTGCACCGTCACCTTCGGCTACCCGACCGGCCGGTGGGGTGTGGCCCCGCGCCGGCCCGCCCACGAGGTGTCCTTCCGCAACCAGTGGGGTG
This region includes:
- a CDS encoding nitroreductase family protein, whose translation is MDVFEALYTTRAMRRVKPDPIPMEVQERILDAAVRAPSPGNTQSWRFLLVDDTRVKEQLGPLYRQALGVLFETHYKPMRERAEATGDTRTLSVMRSAQHLADHFESYPLMLFAFTRNDTSGGSIYPSVWSAQLAARAFGVGSALTTVLGLFHGEETMRILGVPEGKGWQIACTVTFGYPTGRWGVAPRRPAHEVSFRNQWGEPVGFEIPEPLWTP